Proteins encoded within one genomic window of Deltaproteobacteria bacterium:
- a CDS encoding serine/threonine protein kinase, protein MEHTTSDGADPLIGRVIGDKFELHECVGQGASGTVYQANQISLGRTVAVKILRPELASDERLVRRFHDEALAASRLNHPNTVAVLDFGQTTDGLLYIVMEYLRGETLAAMLERCHPLDTGRIADLVGQILSGLEEAHAAGVIHADLKTDNVVVEHRRGGWDLAKVVDFGIARLAGSRRDHDDSSVCGTPEYMAPEVIAGAEPTVASDLYSAGVLLYELLVGRTPFADANATSLEILTRHLREQPVPPRAVVGDRWPINPELEAAALKALSKRPADRFRSAEEFRAAINDALTSREQAEQVMCRGCGVMVAASFRFCPQCGHGRGAPRRQTLEFAAAHVRTLLDSDTMAAADTEWHQPPLGVEDESTATREFAQAEPTAEAQSLGVFPLPLIGRDDELHRLTACLRGDDGSGAPGGSLVVAGPPGSGTSRLLRDACADAAAAGARIFLAAPDPSGLRTPYYPMRSILAAVLDLPPVCPY, encoded by the coding sequence GTGGAACACACGACATCGGACGGCGCGGACCCGCTCATCGGGCGCGTAATCGGTGACAAGTTCGAGCTCCACGAGTGCGTCGGGCAGGGGGCGTCGGGCACGGTCTACCAGGCGAACCAGATCTCGCTGGGCCGCACCGTCGCGGTGAAGATTCTGCGCCCGGAGCTGGCCAGCGACGAGCGTCTCGTCCGCCGCTTCCACGACGAGGCGCTCGCGGCGTCGCGCCTGAACCACCCGAACACCGTCGCCGTGCTCGACTTCGGCCAGACGACCGACGGCCTGCTGTACATCGTGATGGAGTATCTCCGCGGCGAAACGCTGGCGGCGATGCTCGAGCGCTGCCATCCGCTGGACACGGGGCGCATCGCCGATCTGGTGGGCCAGATCTTGTCGGGCCTCGAGGAGGCGCACGCCGCCGGAGTCATCCACGCGGACCTGAAGACCGACAACGTCGTCGTCGAACACCGCCGCGGCGGCTGGGATCTCGCAAAAGTCGTCGACTTCGGCATCGCCCGCCTGGCGGGTAGCCGGCGCGACCACGACGACAGCAGCGTGTGCGGCACGCCCGAGTACATGGCGCCCGAGGTGATCGCCGGTGCCGAGCCCACGGTCGCCAGCGATCTCTACTCCGCCGGGGTGTTGCTGTACGAGCTGCTGGTCGGCCGCACGCCGTTCGCCGACGCCAACGCCACGTCCCTCGAAATCCTCACCCGACACCTGCGCGAGCAGCCGGTGCCGCCGCGCGCGGTCGTCGGCGACCGTTGGCCGATCAACCCCGAGTTGGAGGCCGCGGCACTCAAGGCGCTGTCGAAGCGGCCGGCGGACCGGTTCCGCTCGGCGGAGGAGTTCCGCGCGGCGATCAACGACGCCCTTACTTCCCGCGAGCAGGCCGAACAGGTCATGTGCCGCGGCTGTGGCGTCATGGTCGCGGCGTCGTTCCGGTTTTGCCCGCAATGCGGCCACGGGCGGGGGGCGCCGCGCCGGCAGACGCTGGAGTTCGCGGCCGCGCACGTGCGCACGCTCCTCGATAGCGACACGATGGCGGCCGCCGACACCGAGTGGCATCAGCCTCCGCTCGGTGTCGAGGACGAATCGACGGCGACGCGGGAGTTCGCCCAGGCCGAGCCTACGGCGGAGGCGCAGTCGCTCGGCGTGTTCCCGCTGCCGCTGATCGGACGCGACGACGAGTTGCACCGGCTGACCGCATGCTTGCGCGGCGACGACGGCTCCGGCGCGCCGGGAGGTTCGCTGGTCGTGGCCGGACCGCCGGGGTCGGGGACGTCGCGGCTGCTGCGCGACGCGTGCGCCGACGCGGCCGCAGCCGGCGCCCGCATCTTCCTGGCTGCTCCCGACCCGAGCGGCCTGCGTACGCCGTACTACCCGATGCGATCCATCCTCGCCGCCGTGCTCGACCTGCCGCCGGTCTGCCCGTACG
- a CDS encoding acetyl-CoA C-acyltransferase — translation MPTAAYLIDGLRTPFGRHGGALARVRADDLAAHVIAALVARTGIPTDRIDDVIFGCANQAGEDNRNVARMAALLAGLPVEVPGVTVNRLCGSGMQAFADAARLVLLGEADLVIAGGVEQMSRAPWVLPKAESAFARGNVTAYDTTLGWRFVNPKMAERYGTLQMGETAECVAERCGVTREAQDAFALRSQQRAKAAADAGRFADEIVPIETGRDRKTGEPIVCRADEHPRPDVTLDKLARLPPAFRAGGTVTAGNASGLNDGAVAMLVASERAVRELSLTPKARYVAWGVAGVDPNTMGLGPVPASRTALARAGLAVADIDVAEINEAFAAQAIPCVEQLELDPERVNVNGGAIALGHPLGASGARLVVTLAHELVRRGARYGLAAMCIGVGQGIATVLERC, via the coding sequence ATGCCGACCGCCGCCTACCTCATCGATGGACTTCGCACCCCCTTCGGCCGCCACGGCGGGGCGCTTGCGCGCGTGCGCGCCGACGACCTGGCTGCGCACGTCATCGCCGCGCTGGTCGCCCGCACCGGCATCCCGACCGACCGGATCGACGACGTCATCTTCGGCTGCGCGAACCAGGCGGGCGAGGACAACCGCAACGTCGCGCGGATGGCGGCGCTGCTCGCCGGGTTGCCGGTCGAGGTCCCCGGCGTGACGGTCAACCGGCTGTGCGGCTCCGGCATGCAGGCGTTTGCCGACGCGGCGCGGCTCGTGCTGCTCGGCGAGGCGGACCTCGTCATCGCCGGCGGCGTCGAGCAGATGTCGCGCGCGCCGTGGGTGCTGCCGAAGGCCGAGTCGGCGTTCGCGCGCGGCAACGTGACCGCGTACGACACGACCCTCGGGTGGCGGTTCGTCAACCCGAAGATGGCCGAGCGGTACGGCACCCTGCAGATGGGCGAGACCGCCGAGTGCGTCGCCGAGCGATGCGGCGTGACCCGCGAAGCGCAGGACGCGTTCGCGCTGCGCTCGCAGCAGCGCGCGAAGGCGGCGGCGGACGCGGGCCGGTTCGCCGACGAGATCGTTCCGATCGAAACCGGGCGCGACCGCAAGACGGGCGAGCCCATCGTGTGCCGCGCCGACGAGCACCCGCGCCCCGACGTGACGCTCGACAAGCTCGCGCGCCTGCCGCCCGCGTTCCGCGCCGGCGGCACGGTCACCGCCGGCAACGCGTCGGGTCTCAACGACGGCGCGGTCGCGATGCTGGTCGCGAGCGAGCGCGCCGTCCGCGAGCTGTCGTTGACGCCGAAGGCGCGCTACGTCGCGTGGGGCGTCGCCGGCGTCGACCCGAACACCATGGGACTCGGCCCGGTGCCGGCGTCGCGCACGGCGCTCGCGCGCGCCGGGCTCGCCGTCGCCGACATCGACGTCGCCGAGATCAACGAGGCGTTCGCCGCGCAGGCGATCCCGTGCGTGGAACAGCTCGAACTCGATCCCGAGCGCGTCAACGTCAACGGCGGCGCGATCGCGCTGGGCCATCCGCTCGGCGCGTCGGGCGCGCGACTGGTCGTGACGCTCGCGCACGAGCTGGTCCGGCGCGGCGCGCGGTACGGGCTGGCTGCGATGTGCATCGGCGTCGGCCAGGGCATCGCGACGGTCCTCGAGCGCTGCTGA